The following are encoded in a window of Castanea sativa cultivar Marrone di Chiusa Pesio chromosome 9, ASM4071231v1 genomic DNA:
- the LOC142610768 gene encoding dual specificity phosphatase Cdc25 yields the protein MARSISYLTGSQLLSIKRRPNIAIIDVRDDERSYDGHIAGSLHFASDTFSDKISNLVQQVKGKDTLVFHCALSQVRGPTCARRLVNYLEEMKEDTGIKNIMVLERGFNGWEASGRPVCRCTDVPCKAESA from the exons ATGGCTCGTAGCATCTCCTATTTGACAGGCTCTCAGCTTCTCTCTATCAAACGCCGCCCTAATATTGCTATCATCGATGTCAG GGATGATGAGAGGAGTTACGATGGGCATATAGCTGGGTCTCTGCACTTCGCTAGTGACACTTTCAGTGACAAGATCTCCAATCTCGTTCAGCAAGTTAAGGGAAAAGATACCCTTGTTTTCCACTGCGCTCTCAGTCAG GTTCGTGGACCAACTTGTGCACGAAGGCTTGTCAACTATCTTGAGGAGATGAAGGAAGATACAGGAATAAAGAACATTATGGTTCTGGAACGTGGCTTTAATGGCTGGGAAGCTTCTGGTAGACCTGTTTGTCGCTGCACTGATGTTCCCTGCAAGGCCGAGAGTGCATGA
- the LOC142611154 gene encoding uncharacterized protein LOC142611154: protein MVCLACLLPLFLVPIVNVLPVLFYYFIGKVYALFGWEYKKPERAPPACPYKPAATTKDIKVGAEAESGAPETASKLTGVTDAKQVGVTDDKQD from the exons ATG gTTTGCTTGGCATGTCTGTTACCGCTTTTCCTCGTACCCATCGTCAACGTTCTTCCTGTTCTCTTCTATTACTTCATC GGAAAAGTTTatgctttgtttggttgggagtacAAGAAGCCGGAGAGGGCTCCTCCGGCTTGTCCTTACAAGCCTGCAGCAACCACAAAAGATATCAAA GTGGGGGCTGAGGCTGAATCTGGTGCACCTGAGACGGCTTCAAAACTGACAGGAGTAACAGATGCCAAGCAAGTGGGAGTGACAGATGACAAGCAGGACTGA